The Prunus dulcis unplaced genomic scaffold, ALMONDv2, whole genome shotgun sequence nucleotide sequence tgtgcctcctcttcccttccaccctcagcggcgcggccctgaattggttctataGACTCCACCCCCGCACCATCAACTCATTCGATAGTCTCAAGCAGACGTTCCTGGATCATTTTATGATCCAGACTGATCGCCTATACTCTGCCGACGACTTGTATATGCTTCGGCAGGCTGAGGACGAACCCCTTCGGGAATATGCAGCTCGGTTCAGTCACGAATACTCCCGCTGCCCAGACATTGACGATCGCGCTGCCTTCGGCGCTTTTAAGAGCGGCTTCCGCGAGTCCAACTTCCGCTACCTGGTTCATAGCAACAGTTGGAACACATATACAGAGCTAATGAAATAGGCAGCGATCCATGCTAAGGctgaatacttcaattccaagcgTGGCCCAGCCAACCTGGCGCGCAACACTTTCGCCGATCCTCCACCTGCTTCAGCACCCGCCCCAGCCCCACCTCAGCATTCTACCCCTGCCCCGAGTGCCCAGGACAACCAACAACATAAACGGAAGGATAGCTACCAGCATCCCTTTGGCAATAACAAACGTGGCAGACatggcaaccaccaccactctaGCGGAGGCAACCCTCCTAAGACTGGTGATCGGGCCCCTCTTCCCTTCACACCCAGGCCCAGGTTCGAGGTTTTTACTACCCTCAACACCACCTATGAGAACGTCCTGGTGCGTGAAGCCCCCATCATCCCCAAGCCACCCCCCCCGGAGACCATCCAACAAGCCTATGCCAAACACGGGGGTCTTCTGCCGCTTTCATCAATTCAGCGGCCATGACACCGAATCTTGTGTTGCGTTGCGCAACATAATTGAAGGGCTCATCCGTGAGGGAAAGCTGGACAACTATGTGCACAACATACCACCCCCGCCTAACCCTCACCAACGACAGATCAACATGATCTCCACCATCAGTGGAGGTCCTACCCTGGCTGGCACCTCCAACAACTCCATCAAACATTATGTCCGCTCCACCTATGCGCACCAGGTCTTCAGCACCGAGCAGGGACGCTTGCCGAAGACCCACAGGTCTGGCTAGGCGCCCATTACCTTCTACGAGGAGGAGGAACGTGGTGTTATCCTCCCCCATGATGATCCACTCATTATCCGTGCTGACATTTCTAACTTTGACGTTGGGCGTATCCTAGTAGACACTGGCAGCTCGGTCAGTGTGATGTTTGCTGACGCCTTCAATGAACTCCAGGTCTCGTCTCACCTACTCGACCGAAGCATCACACCCCTTGTGAGCTTCTCGGGTGATGTGGTCCAGCCCATTGGCAGCATTCATCTCCCTATATCAATTGGGGCCGCACCCCAGCGGACGACGATCACTACCCCCTTCCTTATCGTCGATTGCCCCACAGCCTACAACGTCATCCTCGGCCGCCCAGCCTTGGCCCAAATGAGGGCTTTTATTTCCACGCATATGCTGCTGTTGAAGTTCCCTACACCTAATGGCCCAGGCAAGGTGCGCGGTGACCAACTCGGGGCCCGAAGCTGCTATGCTTCAGCCGTCAAATCCATCAATCGCCAACATATGAGTGAAGCCCTTGCGGTAACCAAGGCTCCCGCCCCTCCTCAAGCTGGCACAGAACCACCTGAGGACCCAAGGGAGGAGTCCATCACACCGCAGGCCGAACCTATGGAGGACCTGGAACTGGTTACCCTTCATGACGACATCCCGGATCGATGAGTCCGGATCGGCACCTCCATCTCGCCAGAGCTTCGCTCTGACCTGGTTGCCTTCCTCCGCCTCAACTCCGAAGTCTTTGCATGGTCCTACAATGACATGCCTGGCATATCACCAGACATCATATCCCATAGGCTTAGCGTCAATCCTGCTGTCCGACCAGTCCGACAGAAGCGTCGAGCTTATGACCCCGAGCGCTATGAGGCCATGAAGGCGGAGGTGGATCGATTGAGTAGTATCCGATTCATCAGGGAGGTTGACTATCCTACATGGCTGGCCAATGTCGTGATGGTTCGTAAACCAAGAAAGGGCTGGCGCATGTGTGTCGATTACACCAACCTTAATCGGGCCTGCCCAAAGGACAGCTTCCCCCTACCCCGCATTGACCAGCTAGTCGACGCCACAGCGGGCCACGCCCTCCTTAGCTTCATGGATGCTTATTCAGGTTACAACCAGATCTTCATGCATCCCCGAAGACCAGGCCCACACCTCTTTCATCACGGACCGAGGCCTCTACTGCTATAAGGTGATGCCCTTTGGCCTCAAGAACGCCGGGGCTACATACCAGCGTCTGGTGAACCACCTTTTCGCCCCATTGATTGGCAATACCATGGAGGTTTATGTCGACGACATGCTAGTCAAGAGTCGCACAGCTGACCAGCACATCCCCAACCTCTCTGCCATGTTCACCATCCTGAAGCAGTACAAAATGAGGCTTAACCCCACCAAATGTGCATTCGGGGTGGCTTCCGGCAAATTCCTTGGCTTCATGATCAGCCAGAGGGGTATTGAGGCCAATCCAGAAAAGATCCAGGCCATCTTAGATATGACAATACCTAAGACGGTCAAGGATATCCAAAGCCTTACAGGGCGTGTTGCAGCCCTGACCAGATTTATCTCCAAAGCCACTGACCGCTGCGCCCCATTCTTCAAGGCCCTTAAGGGCACCAAGCGAAACATCACCTGGACTGCTGAATGCGACACGGCTTTCAGCGAGCTCAAGGAGTATATGGGCCGGGCCCTTTATTGTCAACCCCTGAGCACGGAGACATCCTCGTGATTTATCTCTCCGTCTCAGCTTCGGCTGTTAGCTCTGTGCTCATTCGATCAAGGATAACGCGGAACACCCAGTGCATTATGTTAGTAAGGCATTGCAAGATGCCGAAGTTCGATACCCAGACATCGAAAAATTGGCGTTCGCCCTGGTCGTCTCGGCTAGACGCCTCCGACCATATTTCCAAGCTCACACCATCCATGTCTTAACCAACCAACCGCTCCGACAAGTGTTGCAGAAACCAGAAACTTCTGGGAGGCTGGTTAAGTGGGCCATTGAACTTGGCGAGTTTGATATTCATTACAAACCCCGCCCGGCTATAAGGGGGCAGGCCGTTGCTGACTTCTTATCCGAATTCACGGAGCCCCAAGCTTCAGCAGCTACCCAGCTCATAACCGAACCCAATCTCTCTCCGAGCCAGGACCAAACCCCCAGCAAAAGCACTCTCGACCTAACCCAGCCCCTATGGACCTTATTCGTAGATGGCTCTTCTAATGCCCAGGGGTGTGGGCCGGCCTCGTTCTCGTCTCCCCAGACAAGGTTCGAGTACGCCCTCCGCTTCAAATTCCAAGCCTCCAACAATGAGGCCGAATATGAAGCACTCTTAGCTGGTCTTCGACTAGCCAAAGAGATGGACGCCAAACAAATTCAGATATTCAGCGACTCACAGCTCGTTGTCCACCAGGTCAACCAGGACTTCACGGCCAAGGATGCCTCTATGACGGCTTACCTCCAGCACGCTCGGCACTTGCTGGCAACCTTCCACGCCCACTCTATCAGGCAAGTGCCGCGCTCAGAGAATAGCCATGCCGATGCACTAGCCAGGTTAGCCTCAGCCCTGGAGCAAGGAATAGGTCGCCACATCCACATCGAGTTTTTGGCCCAGCCCAGCACACAAGCCCCACTCATCTGCACCATTGATCACAGCCCTACATGGATGGACCCCATCCTCCAGTTTTTGCAGAACCAAACACTACCGGCTAATTCAATCGAGGCACGACGCGTTCGCCATCGCTCTGCCCGATACCTGATCATTAACGGCTCCTTATACAAGCGGGGTTTCAGCCTTCCTTACCTCCGATGCCTGACTCCAGAGGAGGGTCACTATGTCCTCCGAGAAATCCATGAAGGCATCTGCGGTAACCACTCGGGCGCACGCTCGCTGGCCCATAAGGCAATCCGCCAAGGATACTTCTGGCCTTCACTCCACACTGACGCCCAGGCCTTCACCCAGAAATGCGACAAGTGTCAGAGATTTGCCAACATTCCACAACTCCCGGCAGAACCATTGACTGCCATGGTCAGTCCTTGGCCATTTGCCCAATGGGGACTGGATCTCATTGGACCTATGCCAGAGGGCAAGGGCCAAGTCAAATATGCAGTTGTGGCCGTagactacttcaccaagtgGGCTGAGGCCGAGGCCCTGGCCACCATCACTGCGGCTCGCATCGAATCCTTTTGTGTGGCAAAACATTGTATGTCGCTTCGGCATCCCCAACTCCATCGTCACCGACAATGGCCGGCAATTTGACAAtgccaaattcaaacaattttgttccaACCTCAAGATTCGTCTATGCTTCGCCTCCCCAGCCCATCCTCAGTCCAATTGCCAGGTCGAAGCCgtgaacaaaattatcaagaagACCCTCAAGACAAAACTTGACAAAGCCAAGGGCTGCTGGCCAGAACTACTCCCGGAAGTACTCTGGTCCTACCGCACCACCTTCCGCACATCCACGGGTGAAACGCCGTTCTCCCTATCATTTGGAACCGAGGCCGTGGCACCGGTAGAGATTGGCCAGCCCACATACCGAACCTCCACTTACGATGCCAAGGCCAATGACGAGCAGTTGGCCCTCAACCTCGACTTCATTGACGAGCTCCGTGACCAATCAAGCATGCGCAATGTCGCGTACAAACAACGCATCGCCAAATACTACGACTCCCGAGTCAAGCCCCGCGCTTTCAAAATgggggactgggtcatgcgcaaggtttCCTTGGCTACCAAAAATCCTACCGAAGGTACCCTCGGCCCTACATGGGAGGGTCCTTATgagattatcaaaatctgcCGCCCCGGCACTTATCAGCTTCGCGATCCCACAGGCAAGACGCTGCCTCATCCCTGGAACGCTGACCacctcaagtactactacaagtaaACATATCTAGACCCTAGGACAATACTTTGGTCTTGATTATTTACTATAAGGTAGAAGTAAAGTATCTAGACCCTAGAACTCTTGTACCTTCTGCCTTTCGGCACCTATTTCAATGAAATGCCTGGCTCCAGCTCATTCTCATGCACTCACatggttattattttttctagcACAATTGATATCATACCAAGTCTCATATCATAAAGCAAAACAACCTTGCTCCGTGCAAGGAAAAGTGTTCatacacaaaaaaaataaacaaccttGCTCCGCGCAAGGCAAAGTGTTCCAACAAAATAACTAGAGTACAAAATAACTAGAATACATAACGAAGGCAACGCCTTCAAGACTCGGTCGAAGGGGCATCCTCAGTGGCTAGCTCTGCCTCTGGTGTCGGGGCGCTAGCATCAGCAGGAGGACTCTGTGCAGGAGGCTCGCCACTCGTGTCAAAGTTAATCTCGACCGAGGGGTTGAACCTAACCAACCTATCTTCCCGGCGAAGTTGCTCATCCACTAGTCGGTCCATGATGTagctcttcagctcctctgaGGTTCGGAAGGACTCGATCGCCTCGACTCGGGCAGCAGCCATCTCCTCGACCTTCGATctcttcagctcctccacctccttggCTAGGGCTGCCTTTTGCACCAGCAGGCCGTTCTTCTCTCGGATGGCCTCCTGCACCTCCGCCATCTTGCTCTTGGCCAGCTCATCACGCCTCTTCAGCCTCTGGATCTCTTTGTCCGCCTTGGCCATGCTGACATACATCTCGCCAAAGGcttgcaaaacaaaacaacgtCAGTCAACCCAAACAAGAATAATCCAACAAAAAATGCACACAAGAAGGCCTAACACTTACATAGGCAGAGGTAAGGATCGTCTTTTGGGCCCGGTCTATGAAGGAAGAGGCTGGGGTCCATCCATGCCTTCCAAAGCCTCAGGATCACTCTTCACGCCTTCCAGGAAGACGTTCACCAAAGGCACCTCCTGCCGGTGCATAGCCAGGTTCACCTCCTTCTTCTGCTGGCGTAGC carries:
- the LOC117612789 gene encoding uncharacterized protein LOC117612789 is translated as MPGISPDIISHRLSVNPAVRPVRQKRRAYDPERYEAMKAEVDRLSSIRFIREVDYPTWLANVVMVTTRSSCIPEDQAHTSFITDRGLYCYKVMPFGLKNAGATYQRLVNHLFAPLIGNTMEVYVDDMLVKSRTADQHIPNLSAMFTILKQYKMRLNPTKCAFGVASGKFLGFMISQRGIEANPEKIQAILDMTIPKTVKDIQSLTGRVAALTRFISKATDRCAPFFKALKGTKRNITWTAECDTAFSELKEYMGRDNAEHPVHYVSKALQDAEVRYPDIEKLAFALVVSARRLRPYFQAHTIHVLTNQPLRQVLQKPETSGRLVKWAIELGEFDIHYKPRPAIRGQAVADFLSEFTEPQASAATQLITEPNLSPSQDQTPSKSTLDLTQPLWTLFVDGSSNAQGCGPASFSSPQTRFEYALRFKFQASNNEAEYEALLAGLRLAKEMDAKQIQIFSDSQLVVHQVNQDFTAKDASMTAYLQHARHLLATFHAHSIRQVPRSENSHADALARLASALEQGIGRHIHIEFLAQPSTQAPLICTIDHSPTWMDPILQFLQNQTLPANSIEARRVRHRSARYLIINGSLYKRGFSLPYLRCLTPEEGHYVLREIHEGICGNHSGARSLAHKAIRQGYFWPSLHTDAQAFTQKCDKCQRFANIPQLPAEPLTAMVSPWPFAQWGLDLIGPMPEGKGQVKYAVVAVDYFTKWAEAEALATITAARIESFCVAKHSHPQSNCQVEAVNKIIKKTLKTKLDKAKGCWPELLPEVLWSYRTTFRTSTGETPFSLSFGTEAVAPVEIGQPTYRTSTYDAKANDEQLALNLDFIDELRDQSSMRNVAYKQRIAKYYDSRVKPRAFKMGDWVMRKVSLATKNPTEGTLGPTWEGPYEIIKICRPGTYQLRDPTGKTLPHPWNADHLKYYYK